The following are from one region of the Cryptococcus deuterogattii R265 chromosome 8, complete sequence genome:
- a CDS encoding 6-phosphofructo-2-kinase/fructose-2, producing MSIPPPPPSNKSPSSTVSPSKPRSPKLKPFTPTSEKPSRTNEDDQAYPPVDPHVLAEAVSKLDMIRSAPAPMSTVTSPAASAAPSGPSSPRLSGVNPGASSTGPWAMDRTTSGDGRLSAPGTPHFGASTALLKTLDETTKVIRQSSRAPSRAPSVSGIGTVVEKPDYSEAKIVVAMVGLPARGKSYLSNRLMRYLRWLEYNVQVFNVGQLRRSKARSALQAGEGKVDHSATYFSHSNAEATKKREELAEESLESLIAWLKKEGNVGIMDATNSTIDRREKIKKRVDKEPGLQVLYLESFCDDPVVIATNIALKVRSGDPDYQGMSKEDAERDFRKRIAQYESVYQTITEPHIPFCRILNVGQRVTINKIEGYLQSRIAFYLMNLHLKPRSIYLSRHGESMYNVEGKIGGDSDLSPRGWEYARALPALIKDNIGMGPLEVWTSTLQRTQQTASYLPFEKKTWKSLDELDAGVCDGMTYEEIEQKYPEDYESRDDDKFNYRYRGGESYRDVVVRLEPVIMELERQNNILIIAHQAILRCLYAYFQARTQQELPYINIPLHTLIKITPQAYGCQEERYPLPIAAVDTHRPRPSKGKNTIAASVAGENFTPDQPVKRDYYGDSQQGVGFGLKPEAISQALENEMEQGKLTPRAARGAELHHE from the exons ATGTCCataccaccacctccaccgtCCAATAAGTCTCCCTCATCAACAGTCTCCCCCTCCAAGCCCCGCTCCCCAAAACTCAAGCCTTTCACTCCGACATCCGAAAAACCTTCGCGGACCAATGAGGACGATCAAGCGTACCCACCCGTCGACCCTCATGTCCTCGCCGAAGCAGTCTCGAAACTTGACATGATCCGATCAGCACCTGCACCCATGTCTACTGTAACTTCCCCCGCGGCTAGCGCGGCTCCCAGTGGTCCCAGCTCCCCAAGACTCTCTGGTGTGAATCCCGGCGCGTCATCAACCGGTCCATGGGCCATGGACCGCACAACCAGTGGAGATGGTAGGCTCAGTGCTCCTGGTACGCCTCACTTCGGGGCGTCAACTGCTTT GCTGAAGACGCTGGATGAGACTACAAAGGTGATCAGGCAAAGCTCCAGGGCTCCATCACGTGCACCATCCGTGTCTGGTATCGGTACTGTCG TGGAAAAGCCCGACTATTCCGAAGCCAAAATCGTCGTCGCGATGGTTGGTCTCCCGGCCAGAGGAAAATCTTATCTCAGTAACAGGCTTATGCGATACCTTCGCTGGCTCGAATACAACGTCCAAGTTTTCAACGTTGGTCAGCTCCGTCGCTCTAAAGCTCGTTCCGCTCTCCAAGctggagagggaaaggtcGACCACTCTGCGACATATTTTTCGCACTCAAATGCAGAAGCCACCAAGAAACGGGAAGAACTCGCGGAAGAATCCCTCGAGTCACTTATCGCATGGctaaagaaggaaggaaatgtGGGAATTATGGATGCGACAAACAGTACAATCGATCgaagggagaagatcaagaagcgAGTCGATAAAGAACCGGGACTTCAAGTCTTATATCTTGAATCTTTCTGCGATGACCCCGTGGTAATAGCTACCAATATTGCACTCAAAGTCCGATCCGGCGATCCCGACTACCAAGGGATGTCAAAGGAGGACGCAGAGCGGGACTTTAGAAAGAGAATTGCTCAGTATGAGAGTGTATACCAGACGATCACTGAGCCACATATTCCCTTTTGCAGGATATTGAATGTCGGGCAGAGAGTTACGATAAATAAGATTGAGGGCTATCTTCAAAGTCGAATTGCATTCTACTTGATGAACCTGCATCTCAAGCCAAGAAGTATCTATCTGTCAAGA CATGGAGAAAGTATGTATAATGTTGAAGGGAAGATTGGAGGTGACTCCGATCTCTCACcaagaggatgggagtATGCCCGCGCGCTTCCCGCTCTTATCAAAGACAACATTGGCATGGGACCTCTTGAGGTTTGGACCTCAACCCTTCAACGTACTCAACAAACTGCATCATACCTTCCTTTCGAGAAAAAGACGTGGAAATCGCTTGACGAATTGGACGCTGGTGTATGTGATGGCATGACATACGAAGAGATTGAGCAAAAATACCCAGAGGACTATGAGAGTCGAGACGACGACAAGTTCAATTATAGATATCGCGGCGGAGAGTCATACCGTGATGTCGTGGTTCGTCTTGAGCCCGTCATCATGGAACTTGAGAGGCAAAATAATATTTTGATCATTGCCCATCAAGCCATTCTTCGATGTCTGTATGCCTATTTCCAGGCCAGGACCCAACAAGAACTCCCATATATCAAT ATCCCCCTACATACCCTTATCAAAATCACTCCTCAAGCTTACGGCTGTCAAGAAGAACGTTATCCTCTCCCTATCGCTGCAGTAGACACCCACCGACCTCGTCCATCCAAGGGAAAGAACACCATCGCTGCTTCAGTCGCCGGAGAGAACTTTACGCCCGACCAGCCTGTCAAGCGAGATTATTACGGAGACTCTCAACAAGGTGTTGGGTTTGGCTTGAAGCCCGAGGCGATTTCGCAGGCATTGGAGAACGAAATGGAGCAAGGAAAGTTGACACCAAGGGCTGCTAGGGGTGCCGAGTTACATCATGAGTGA
- a CDS encoding protein SDA1 — protein sequence MPKPKTARGILLTSNLPQLQNLIKRDPEGYKEEFLTQYNHYLSLLRLHSVASSTPSSSNDKSNELFADLITFISQVAQCYPEETKDLPMQLSGLLLGGESGTSSAVTGDLRKTAVKNLVMLRNKEIIDSIQLLQTLLPLLPTVPSTLRSIIRHTILTDIKTSNAKTKNHRLNRVVQSLLFGMVESGMGAEVVGDKGRNKGKGREKGGEAMWAVMMVKELWRKGVWTDAKTVSIVSLAAFHPNTKVQSAALHFFLGSENEDEDDSDDEDEVGEARRDVRKMEHRMEVSRGKRKKEKQVKQLKKEASKKRKKRAEGAGATPNFPALELLHDPQTFGEKLYDNLHKHDKIYSLEHKILIMQLLSRVMGVHKLCVLGFYSYIIKYLTYHQLQVTLILVSLAQSVHDLTPPDVLTPVIRKLAQEFVHPGVGAEVIAAGLNAIREVCRRQPWCMEEDLLSDLIEYRKSKDKGVVTASRGLLQLFREVNPGMLKRRERGKAASMGLIGSQVLAYGHSADAAEGIEGLELLEEHYAQLRKEANGGVSDESDVEMEVDEDDDEGWEGWEAESDSENDSDGWQSVSSGGEDLEISDSEDESDKKRDKKDKREKKRLARGKGKAKDEDEESDEDEEMDDAVSVAPTEATEASQTTKKLSLLAQQKILTPADFALLNELRLKAAKELAAAGGGSAAKRKLAALEASKRHVGEDEADRFLTEAEILGPRKKAKATWEERMESIQKGREGREKFGSMKGKKKKAAPSSSTNKEKAKNKPIMMALHSNKVVSKKKASLRDKQIRLRAAIEKRKKQKH from the exons ATGCCCAAGCCGAAGACAGCGAGGGGTATCCTCCTCACTTCCAACTTGCCACAGTTGCAGAACCTTATCAAG CGTGATCCTGAGGGTTACAAGGAAGAGTTCCTTACCCAGTACAATCActacctctccctccttcgtcttcattcTGTGgcatcttccactccttcttcctcgaaTGACAAATCCAATGAGCTCTTCGCAGACTTGATCactttcatctctcaagTGGCACAGTGTTATCCGGAAGAGACCAAAGATCTGCCCATGCAATTGAGCGGCTTATTGCTGGGTGGGGAGAGTGGTACCTCTAGTGCTGTCACGGGTGATCTGCGAAAGACAGCGGTCAAGAACTTGGTGATGTTAAGGAATAAGGAGATCATCGACTCTATCCA acttcttcaaactctccttccccttcttcccacaGTCCCCTCCACTCTTCGTTCCATTATCCGCCACACCATCCTCACTGATATTAAAACCTCCAATGCTAAAACAAAGAACCACCGTTTGAACCGCGTTGTTCAGTCTCTCTTATTCGGCATGGTTGAAAGCGGTATGGGTGCCGAAGTAGTTGGTGACAAGGGAAGAaacaagggcaagggccGAGAGAAGGGTGGTGAGGCCATGTGGGCTGTCATGATGGTCAAGGAGCtatggaggaagggtgtCTGGACAGATGCCAAGACAGTATCGATCGTCTCCCTTGCTGCGTTTCACCCCAACACCAAGGTGCAATCCGCTgctcttcatttttttctcGGATCGGAGaacgaggacgaggatgattctgatgatgaggatgaagtaGGAGAGGCCAGAAGAGATGTGAGGAAAATGGAGCACAGGATGGAGGTTTCgcgaggaaagagaaagaaggagaagcaggtTAAGCAGttgaaaaaagaagcttCCAAG AAACGTAAGAAGAGAGCTGAAGGCGCGGGTGCCACTCCCAACTTCCCCGCTCTGGAACTTTTGCACGACCCTCAGACCTTTGGTGAGAAGCTCTATGACAACCTCCACAAGCATG ACAAAATATATTCTCTTGAACACAAGATTCTTATCATGCAGCTCCTCTCCCGAGTTATGGGTGTCCACAAGCTCTGCGTCCTTGGCTTTTACAGCTACATTATCAAGTATCTCACCTACCATCAGCTTCAGGTCACCCTTATCCTCGTCTCCCTCGCCCAATCCGTACACGATCTCACCCCACCCGATGTCCTCACTCCCGTTATCCGGAAACTTGCACAAGAATTTGTTCACCCCGGAGTGGGCGCTGAAGTCATCGCTGCTGGTTTGAACGCAATCAGAGAAGTCTGTCGAAGGCAGCCGTGGTGTATGGAGGAAGATCTGTTGAGTGATTTAATCGAGTACAGGAAGAGTAAGGATAAGGGAGTTGTGACTGCCTCAAGAGGTTTGTTGCAACTCTTTAGGGAAGTTAACCCTGGTATGCtcaagaggagagaaagg GGTAAAGCCGCCAGCATGGGTCTTATTGGTTCTCAAGTCCTTGCCTACGGTCATTCTGCCGATGCCGCCGAGGGTATCGAAGGTCTCGAGTTGCTTGAAGAACACTACGCCCAACTCCGTAAGGAAGCCAATGGTGGAGTTAGTGATGAGTCcgatgttgagatggaggtggacgaggatgatgatgaagggtGGGAAGGCTGGGAGGCTGAGTCTGATTCCGAAAATGATTCAGATGGGTGGCAGAGCGTTAgtagtggaggagaagatttggaaaTCAGTGATAGTGAAGATGAGTCagacaagaagagggataaaaaggacaagagggagaagaagaggctggCGAGGGGTAAGGGGAAGGccaaggatgaggatgaagaaagtgatgaggatgaagagatggacgatGCTGTCTCTGTGGCGCCTACCGAAGCCACCGAGGCGTCGCAAACTACCAAGAAGCTGTCCTTACTTGCTCAACAAAAG ATCCTTACACCCGCAGACTTTGCCCTTCTCAACGAACTCCGTCTCAAGGCAGCCAAGGAACTCGCTGCTGCCGGCGGTGGCTCCGCTGCCAAGCGCAAGCTTGCTGCTTTGGAAGCCTCCAAGCGACATGTTGGCGAAGACGAAGCGGACCGATTCCTTACCGAAGCTGAGATTCTTGgaccgaggaagaaggccaaggcgacttgggaggagaggatggagagtaTCCAAAAAGGACGAGAGGGCAGGGAGAAGTTTGGTAGTATGAAgggcaaaaagaagaaggccgcTCCTAGCAGTTCTACaaacaaggaaaaggccaagaaCAAGCCTATCATGATGGCTTTGCA CTCCAACAAGGTCGTttccaagaagaaggcttcTTTGCGAGACAAGCAAATCAGGCTTCGTGCGGCTATCGAGAAGcgcaagaagcaaaagcatTAG